Proteins found in one Pectobacterium atrosepticum genomic segment:
- a CDS encoding DUF986 domain-containing protein, whose protein sequence is MTMTDIALVVLIALALAYAIYDEFIMDKLKGKTRLLVPLKRMNRLDTLIFIGLVGILIYQNVMSNGAIITTYLLISLAFMACYLAYIRRPKLLFKSTGFFYANIFIPYSRIKNMNLSEDGILVIDLEKRRLLIQVTQLDDLEKIYKFMIDNQ, encoded by the coding sequence ATGACGATGACAGATATCGCGCTGGTGGTGTTGATTGCTTTAGCACTGGCTTATGCCATCTATGACGAGTTCATCATGGATAAACTCAAAGGAAAAACACGGCTCCTCGTGCCTTTAAAGAGAATGAACCGGCTCGATACGCTGATTTTTATCGGTTTAGTGGGCATTCTTATTTATCAGAATGTGATGAGTAATGGTGCCATCATCACAACCTATCTTTTGATTTCCCTGGCCTTCATGGCGTGCTATCTGGCCTATATTCGCCGCCCCAAACTGCTGTTTAAATCAACCGGTTTCTTTTATGCGAATATATTCATTCCTTATAGCAGAATTAAAAATATGAATTTATCTGAGGATGGGATATTAGTTATCGACCTTGAGAAACGCCGTTTATTGATACAGGTTACTCAGCTCGATGATTTAGAAAAAATATATAAATTTATGATTGATAATCAATAA
- the hxpB gene encoding hexitol phosphatase HxpB: MSFDSSIRAAIFDMDGLLIDSEPLWDKAELEVIASLGVDISLRHAMKDTLGLRIDMVVDLWYQHSPWATPSRDEVVRRIIERAIELVAEQRPLLPGVEHALQLCREQNLKIGLASASPLHMQQQVLRMFNLDHYFDVLMSAETLPYSKPHPKVYLNAANGLGVSPAQCVTLEDSVNGMIATKAARMRSIVIPQAEFLADARWALADYKLDSLNQLTAEHLV, translated from the coding sequence ATGTCCTTTGATTCTTCTATACGAGCAGCTATTTTCGATATGGATGGGCTGCTGATCGACTCAGAACCATTGTGGGATAAGGCCGAGCTGGAGGTGATCGCCTCACTGGGCGTAGATATTTCGCTACGACACGCAATGAAAGATACCCTGGGTTTACGCATCGATATGGTTGTCGATCTCTGGTATCAACATTCTCCCTGGGCGACCCCAAGTCGGGATGAGGTTGTCCGCCGTATTATCGAGCGCGCTATCGAACTCGTTGCCGAACAGCGTCCTCTTCTGCCTGGCGTCGAACATGCGCTGCAACTATGTCGTGAACAGAATCTCAAGATCGGACTTGCTTCAGCTTCACCGCTCCACATGCAGCAGCAGGTGCTGCGTATGTTTAATCTGGATCACTACTTTGATGTCCTGATGTCAGCCGAGACGCTGCCGTACAGTAAACCTCATCCAAAAGTGTATTTGAATGCAGCAAACGGACTCGGCGTTTCTCCTGCGCAGTGCGTTACGTTGGAAGATTCGGTGAATGGTATGATCGCAACCAAAGCAGCGCGCATGCGCTCTATCGTTATTCCACAGGCTGAATTTCTCGCTGACGCACGCTGGGCGCTAGCCGACTATAAGTTGGATTCTCTGAATCAGCTGACCGCTGAACATTTGGTGTAG
- a CDS encoding PTS mannose/fructose/sorbose transporter subunit IIC codes for MEITTLQIVLIFIVACVSGMGSILDEFQFHRPLVACTLIGAVLGDLKTGIIIGGTLEMIALGWMNIGAAVAPDAALASIISTILVIAGGQGIGAGIALAIPLAAAGQVLTIIVRTITVAFQHAADSAAERGNLTAISWIHVSALLLQAMRIAIPAVIVAVSVGTDTVHALLNSIPDVVTNGLNIAGGMIVVVGYAMVINMMRAGYLMPFFYLGFVTAAFTEFNLVALGVIGIVMAVLYIQLSPKYNKVQGQSVTSGNNGLDNELD; via the coding sequence ATGGAGATTACCACACTTCAAATTGTGCTGATATTTATCGTCGCGTGTGTTTCGGGGATGGGTTCGATTCTCGATGAATTCCAGTTCCACCGTCCACTCGTCGCTTGTACGCTGATTGGCGCAGTATTAGGTGATTTAAAAACCGGGATCATTATTGGCGGTACGCTAGAAATGATCGCGCTAGGCTGGATGAACATCGGTGCGGCAGTCGCACCGGATGCGGCGCTGGCTTCCATTATCTCAACCATTCTGGTTATTGCTGGTGGCCAGGGGATCGGCGCCGGGATTGCTCTGGCGATTCCACTCGCCGCTGCGGGGCAAGTATTAACCATCATTGTTCGTACCATCACGGTTGCGTTCCAGCATGCAGCAGACAGTGCGGCAGAGCGAGGTAACCTGACGGCCATCAGTTGGATTCACGTTTCCGCCCTGCTGCTTCAAGCGATGCGTATCGCGATTCCTGCCGTTATTGTCGCGGTCTCTGTCGGTACTGACACTGTTCACGCCCTGCTGAACTCCATCCCGGACGTTGTCACCAACGGCCTGAATATCGCCGGTGGGATGATTGTCGTCGTCGGTTACGCGATGGTCATCAACATGATGCGTGCGGGCTACCTGATGCCATTCTTCTATCTTGGCTTCGTTACCGCCGCGTTCACTGAGTTCAATCTGGTCGCTCTGGGCGTAATCGGTATTGTGATGGCGGTGCTGTATATCCAACTCAGCCCGAAATATAACAAGGTTCAAGGCCAGTCTGTTACATCAGGCAATAACGGTCTTGATAACGAACTGGATTAA
- a CDS encoding 23S rRNA (guanine(745)-N(1))-methyltransferase, whose protein sequence is MSYQCPLCQLPLERHPRQWTCGKHSFDCAKEGYVNLLPVQFKRSKQPGDSAEMMQARRSFLEAGHYQPLRDAVAQQLDNVVADDAAALLDIGCGEGYYTAELAHRLTSRRAMTIYGLDVSKAAIQRAAKRYDNVEFCVASSQRLPFRDQSLDAVVKIYAPCNDAELQRTIKIGGWVVTVSPGPRHLYQLKSEVYDEVLLHPSKDEVLAGFQLMDRQTLAYPMQLSGSGAAALLQMTPFAWRATPDVSERLQATTQFSCETDFIIRLHQRVESDAGA, encoded by the coding sequence ATGAGTTATCAGTGTCCGCTATGCCAGTTACCTCTGGAGCGACACCCGCGGCAATGGACGTGTGGTAAACATAGTTTTGACTGTGCGAAAGAAGGGTACGTCAACCTGTTGCCAGTACAGTTTAAACGTTCGAAACAACCCGGCGATAGCGCGGAAATGATGCAAGCCCGGCGCAGCTTTCTGGAAGCCGGTCATTATCAACCGCTACGCGATGCTGTCGCACAACAGCTTGATAATGTTGTGGCCGATGACGCCGCAGCGTTGCTGGATATCGGCTGTGGGGAAGGGTATTACACCGCAGAGCTTGCACATCGTCTTACATCGCGCAGGGCGATGACGATATATGGGTTGGATGTGTCCAAAGCAGCGATTCAACGTGCGGCAAAGCGGTATGACAACGTTGAGTTCTGTGTTGCTTCCAGCCAGAGATTGCCTTTTCGCGATCAATCCCTTGATGCTGTGGTAAAGATTTATGCGCCGTGTAATGACGCGGAGTTACAGCGTACTATTAAGATTGGCGGCTGGGTGGTGACGGTGTCTCCGGGGCCTAGACATCTTTATCAACTGAAGTCGGAAGTTTACGATGAGGTGTTATTGCACCCGAGCAAAGATGAAGTGCTCGCAGGTTTTCAGCTTATGGATCGGCAGACACTCGCGTATCCCATGCAGTTATCCGGAAGTGGGGCTGCTGCGCTATTGCAAATGACGCCTTTCGCCTGGCGGGCAACACCTGATGTGAGTGAACGGTTGCAGGCAACTACGCAGTTTAGTTGCGAAACGGATTTCATTATCCGCCTCCATCAGCGTGTTGAGAGTGATGCTGGCGCGTGA
- a CDS encoding metal ABC transporter permease yields the protein MIDILLQPFSYNYMVKAIWVSAIVGGVCAFLSAYLMLKGWSLMGDALSHSVVPGVAGAYALGLPYAAGAFFTGMLAALAMTLIRHITRLREDAIIGFIFSTFFAVGLLIISLNPTSVNVQSIIFGNILGIADEDVLQVEIIIGVTFVILCLLWKDLLAVFFDENHARSIGLSPLKLKILFFTLLSACTVAALQTVGAILVIAMVITPGATAYLLTDRFGRLVVISIALGAITSAVGAYLSFFLDGATGGVIVTLQTVVFLLAFVFAPKHGLLASRRLRLRDQSGDAL from the coding sequence ATGATCGATATCCTGTTGCAGCCATTCAGCTATAACTACATGGTCAAAGCGATCTGGGTCAGCGCGATAGTCGGCGGCGTGTGCGCGTTTCTTTCCGCCTACCTGATGCTGAAAGGCTGGTCGTTGATGGGCGATGCGCTCTCCCACTCCGTCGTCCCCGGCGTTGCCGGTGCCTATGCCTTGGGCCTGCCCTACGCGGCTGGTGCATTTTTTACCGGTATGCTCGCTGCACTGGCAATGACCCTAATCCGTCACATTACCCGATTACGCGAAGATGCGATTATCGGCTTTATTTTCTCAACGTTTTTCGCCGTCGGTCTGCTGATTATTTCGCTCAATCCGACATCGGTTAACGTGCAGTCCATCATTTTCGGCAATATTTTGGGCATCGCCGACGAAGATGTCCTGCAGGTTGAAATTATTATCGGCGTGACGTTCGTGATTCTCTGCCTGCTATGGAAGGATTTGCTGGCTGTGTTCTTTGATGAGAACCATGCCCGCTCGATTGGTCTTTCCCCTCTGAAGCTAAAAATTCTGTTCTTTACGCTGCTGAGTGCCTGTACTGTTGCGGCGCTGCAAACCGTCGGGGCAATTTTGGTCATCGCGATGGTGATTACGCCGGGTGCTACGGCTTATCTGCTCACCGACCGCTTTGGTCGTCTGGTTGTGATTTCTATTGCACTCGGCGCGATCACCAGCGCGGTAGGCGCGTATCTGAGCTTCTTCCTTGATGGTGCAACCGGCGGCGTGATTGTCACGTTGCAAACCGTCGTTTTTCTGTTGGCGTTTGTCTTTGCACCCAAGCATGGGTTACTCGCATCGCGCCGCCTGCGGTTACGCGATCAATCAGGAGATGCATTATGA
- a CDS encoding fructosamine kinase family protein, which translates to MWQAISRLLEEHHGTADIQEHRELPGGEIHPAWYVRYGEHDVFVKCDSREMLAKFTAEADQLHLLSRSNTVRVPKVYGVGSSRDYSFLLLQYLPVKPLDAHSAWCLGEQLARLHQWSDQPQFGLDFDNDLSTTPQPNSWQRRWATFFAEQRIGWQLQLAAEKGMHFGHIETLIARVDERLAGHQPQPSLLHGDLWPDNCANSQDGGYLFDPACYWGDRECDLAMLPRYPALPAQIYDGYQSVWPLDKDFIDRQPIYQIYYLLNRANLFGGKNIVEAQQLIERQLLS; encoded by the coding sequence ATGTGGCAAGCTATCAGCCGACTTTTGGAAGAGCATCACGGTACTGCGGATATTCAGGAACACCGCGAATTACCCGGCGGTGAAATACACCCAGCTTGGTACGTCCGCTACGGCGAACATGACGTCTTCGTAAAATGCGATAGTCGTGAAATGCTGGCTAAATTCACGGCTGAAGCCGATCAGCTTCACCTACTGAGCCGCAGTAATACGGTTCGTGTGCCTAAGGTGTATGGTGTCGGTAGTTCACGTGATTATAGCTTCCTGCTTCTGCAATATCTGCCCGTCAAACCGTTAGATGCCCACAGCGCCTGGTGTTTGGGCGAACAATTAGCACGTCTACATCAGTGGAGCGATCAGCCACAGTTTGGGCTGGATTTCGATAACGACCTCTCGACAACGCCGCAGCCAAACAGCTGGCAGCGACGCTGGGCGACCTTTTTTGCCGAACAGCGAATCGGGTGGCAATTGCAGCTAGCGGCAGAAAAAGGGATGCATTTTGGCCACATTGAAACACTGATCGCACGCGTCGATGAACGTCTCGCTGGGCATCAGCCTCAGCCGTCGCTCTTGCACGGTGACCTGTGGCCGGATAATTGTGCGAATAGTCAGGATGGAGGGTATCTGTTCGATCCGGCCTGCTATTGGGGAGACAGAGAGTGCGATTTGGCAATGCTGCCACGCTATCCGGCCCTACCCGCACAGATTTATGATGGTTACCAGAGCGTATGGCCGCTGGATAAAGACTTTATCGATCGCCAACCCATTTACCAGATTTACTATCTGCTTAACCGTGCCAATCTTTTCGGCGGCAAGAATATTGTTGAGGCGCAACAACTCATCGAGCGACAGCTTTTGAGCTAA
- a CDS encoding metal ABC transporter substrate-binding protein, which yields MIGFHIPLPALFRRVALPCALLLLANTSAQAAEKLKVITTFTIIQDIAQNIAGDAATVESITKPGAEIHDYQPTPRDIVKTQSAQLVLWNGMNLERWFTRFFENVKNVPAAVVTEGITPLPIREGAYNGNPNPHAWMSPSNALIYIENIRKGLVQADPANAETYNRNAKAYAEKIKALDAPLRERLARIPEQQRWLVTSEGAFSYLAKDYQFNEVYLWPINADEQGSPQQVRRVIDTVREKAIPVVFSESTISDKPAKQVSKETGAKYGGVLYVDSLSTEKGPVPTYIDLLQVTVETIAKGFNQ from the coding sequence ATGATTGGCTTTCACATCCCTTTGCCTGCCCTATTTCGCCGTGTCGCGCTGCCGTGCGCATTGCTGCTTTTAGCCAACACATCCGCTCAGGCGGCTGAAAAGCTTAAAGTCATCACCACCTTTACCATCATTCAGGATATCGCACAGAATATTGCAGGTGATGCAGCAACCGTTGAATCCATCACCAAACCTGGGGCAGAGATTCACGATTATCAACCGACACCACGTGATATCGTGAAGACACAGTCTGCACAGCTGGTGCTGTGGAACGGTATGAATCTCGAACGCTGGTTTACGCGCTTTTTCGAGAACGTGAAAAATGTACCCGCTGCTGTGGTAACGGAAGGCATCACACCGCTTCCTATTCGTGAAGGTGCCTATAATGGCAACCCGAACCCGCATGCCTGGATGTCTCCCTCCAATGCATTAATTTATATTGAAAATATTCGCAAAGGTCTGGTTCAAGCCGATCCTGCCAATGCAGAGACATACAACCGTAACGCGAAAGCCTATGCTGAAAAGATTAAGGCTCTCGACGCACCGTTGCGTGAACGTCTCGCCCGCATCCCAGAACAGCAGCGTTGGTTAGTCACCAGTGAAGGCGCATTTAGCTATCTGGCGAAGGATTATCAGTTCAATGAAGTTTACCTCTGGCCAATCAATGCCGATGAACAAGGTTCGCCGCAGCAGGTGCGCCGAGTGATTGACACCGTGCGTGAAAAGGCTATCCCTGTGGTATTCAGCGAGAGCACTATTTCCGATAAACCAGCGAAACAGGTCAGCAAAGAAACGGGGGCGAAATATGGCGGCGTGCTGTATGTTGATTCGCTGTCTACAGAAAAAGGCCCGGTGCCGACCTATATCGACCTGTTACAAGTGACGGTGGAAACCATCGCTAAAGGATTTAATCAATGA
- a CDS encoding DUF2627 domain-containing protein — MNGIFSKEDLSTTFSVACCFSADPYLSASSSNDFGLSV; from the coding sequence ATGAATGGCATTTTCAGTAAAGAAGACTTAAGTACAACCTTTAGCGTTGCATGTTGCTTCTCTGCCGATCCTTATCTTAGTGCCTCAAGCAGTAACGACTTTGGTTTGTCTGTATAA
- a CDS encoding metal ABC transporter permease: protein MTLISWLIDPLSYPFMQRALLAAVVTGTVCAVLSCYLVLKGWSLMGDAISHAVLPGIVVAFLLGIPLVIGAFVSGIFCAVATGYVKEHSRVKEDTVMGIIFSGMFALGLVMFARIDTDQHLNHILFGNVLGITQQELTQILLIAGVTLAIILLKRRDFMLYCFDPNHARVIGLPVKLLHYGLLSLLAMTIVASLQAVGVILVIAMLIAPGIIAFMICKRFERMVLVATLVSVISCIAGTLISFYIDGATGPCIVIVQALFFTLALTYHQLKQRRQAASQAVTDAL from the coding sequence ATGACGCTCATTAGCTGGCTAATTGATCCCCTGTCCTATCCGTTCATGCAGCGTGCGCTACTCGCCGCGGTGGTAACCGGAACCGTTTGTGCAGTCCTGTCCTGTTATCTGGTGCTGAAAGGCTGGTCGCTAATGGGCGATGCCATCTCTCATGCCGTCTTGCCTGGTATCGTTGTTGCGTTCTTGCTGGGGATCCCCCTGGTTATAGGGGCTTTCGTTTCCGGTATTTTTTGTGCGGTAGCAACGGGGTACGTGAAAGAACACAGTCGGGTCAAAGAAGATACCGTAATGGGAATTATCTTTTCCGGCATGTTTGCGCTGGGGCTCGTTATGTTTGCGCGCATCGATACCGATCAGCATCTGAACCACATTCTGTTTGGTAACGTGCTGGGCATCACTCAGCAAGAACTGACGCAAATATTACTGATTGCTGGGGTGACGCTGGCTATAATCTTGTTAAAACGTCGAGACTTCATGCTGTACTGCTTCGATCCCAATCATGCCCGAGTCATTGGCCTGCCCGTTAAGCTGCTGCACTACGGGTTGCTGAGCCTGCTGGCGATGACCATCGTCGCGTCCTTACAGGCCGTCGGCGTTATTTTAGTGATCGCGATGCTGATTGCACCGGGCATTATTGCCTTCATGATCTGTAAACGTTTCGAGCGCATGGTCCTTGTCGCAACGCTGGTTTCCGTCATTTCTTGTATTGCTGGCACCCTGATCAGTTTCTATATTGATGGCGCAACCGGCCCTTGCATCGTCATCGTTCAGGCGCTGTTCTTCACGCTGGCGTTGACTTACCACCAGCTTAAACAGCGTCGTCAGGCGGCATCTCAGGCTGTCACCGACGCGCTGTAA
- the manX gene encoding PTS mannose transporter subunit IIAB: MSIAIMLCTHGATAGPLLKTAEMILGEQSNVAWIDFVPGENAETLIEKYQEKLTHLDTSQGVLFLVDTWGGSPFNAASRLVTDKENHDVIAGVNIPMLAETFMARDDNPSFSDLVSIALEAGRDGVKALKHQEKLKAAPLFPPPPPKSNAVPIPAGPGEHMKIGLARIDDRLIHGQVATRWTKETNVSRIIVISDEVAADHVRKTLLTQVAPPGVTAHVVDVAKAVRVYDNPKYAADRVMLLFTNPTDVLTLIENGVKITSVNIGGMAFKQGKTQVNNAVSIDEKDIVAFRELDKRGIELEVRKVSTDSRIKMMDLINKMPR; this comes from the coding sequence GTGAGTATTGCAATCATGTTATGCACTCACGGCGCCACTGCGGGACCGCTGTTAAAGACAGCAGAAATGATTCTTGGCGAACAAAGTAATGTCGCCTGGATCGATTTCGTTCCCGGAGAAAACGCCGAAACATTGATAGAAAAATATCAGGAAAAACTCACGCACTTAGACACATCGCAAGGCGTGCTGTTTCTCGTTGATACCTGGGGCGGCAGCCCGTTTAACGCCGCCAGTCGCCTCGTCACTGACAAAGAAAACCATGATGTTATCGCCGGTGTGAATATCCCCATGCTAGCGGAAACCTTTATGGCTCGGGATGATAATCCGTCCTTCTCCGATCTGGTTTCTATCGCACTGGAAGCCGGCAGAGATGGCGTAAAAGCCCTGAAGCATCAGGAAAAACTCAAAGCAGCTCCTCTTTTTCCCCCACCGCCCCCCAAATCCAACGCTGTACCTATACCGGCAGGTCCCGGCGAACATATGAAGATTGGGTTGGCACGTATCGACGACCGTCTGATTCATGGCCAGGTCGCCACCCGCTGGACGAAAGAAACCAATGTTTCGCGCATTATTGTTATCAGCGATGAAGTCGCTGCCGATCACGTGCGTAAAACGTTGCTGACTCAGGTTGCGCCACCGGGCGTTACCGCGCACGTGGTGGATGTGGCAAAAGCCGTTCGTGTTTATGACAACCCAAAATATGCTGCCGATCGCGTGATGCTACTATTCACCAATCCGACGGATGTATTAACGCTGATCGAAAATGGCGTAAAAATCACCTCGGTCAATATTGGCGGGATGGCATTCAAACAGGGGAAAACGCAGGTAAATAATGCCGTCTCTATCGATGAGAAGGATATTGTGGCATTCCGTGAATTAGATAAACGCGGTATTGAATTGGAGGTTCGTAAAGTATCAACCGATTCCCGGATTAAAATGATGGACTTGATTAACAAAATGCCGCGTTGA
- the mntP gene encoding manganese efflux pump MntP produces MNMSATLILAFAMSMDAFAASIGKGAVLHNPRFRDAIRTGLIFGVIEAITPLIGWALGFFASQYILEWDHWVAFTLLLILGGRMVVEGFKDSPDCRCEKVKNHSLALLVCTAIATSLDAMAIGVGLAFLQVNIFHTAMVIGCATMIMVTLGMMIGRYIGPILGKKAEIIGGLVLIGIGCNILYEHLG; encoded by the coding sequence ATGAATATGTCAGCAACACTTATCCTAGCATTTGCTATGTCAATGGATGCCTTCGCCGCGTCAATCGGTAAAGGTGCCGTCCTGCATAATCCCCGTTTCCGTGATGCGATCCGTACTGGTCTCATTTTTGGCGTTATCGAAGCGATCACCCCGCTCATCGGCTGGGCGCTTGGTTTTTTTGCCAGTCAATATATTCTCGAATGGGATCATTGGGTTGCATTTACGCTGTTATTGATTCTCGGTGGCCGCATGGTCGTTGAAGGGTTTAAAGACTCTCCCGACTGCCGCTGTGAAAAAGTCAAAAATCATAGTCTGGCGCTGTTGGTCTGCACGGCCATTGCCACCAGCTTGGATGCCATGGCGATTGGCGTTGGTTTGGCTTTCCTTCAGGTCAATATTTTCCATACTGCAATGGTTATTGGTTGTGCCACAATGATTATGGTTACGCTTGGGATGATGATTGGCCGCTACATCGGTCCGATTCTCGGTAAAAAAGCAGAGATTATAGGTGGGCTGGTTCTGATTGGTATCGGCTGTAATATCCTGTACGAACATCTCGGCTAG
- a CDS encoding PTS mannose transporter subunit IID, which translates to MVENTNVKKLTDGDIRAVFIRSNLFQGSWNFERMQALGFCFSMVPVIRRLYPENSEERKQAIKRHLEFFNTQPFVAAPILGVTMAMEEQRANGAPIDDAAINGLKVGLMGPLAGVGDPIFWGTARPVFAALGAGIAMSGSLLGPVLFFVLFNLIRLLVRYYGVAYGYRKGIDIVSDMGGGFLQKMTEAASILGLFVMGALVNKWTHVNIPMVVSTVTNQNGETTVTTVQSILDQLMPGLVPLLLTFGCMWLLRRKVNALWLIMGFFAIGIFGYWIGLLGV; encoded by the coding sequence ATGGTCGAAAATACGAATGTCAAAAAACTCACTGACGGCGATATCCGCGCGGTGTTTATCCGTTCCAACCTGTTTCAAGGCTCCTGGAACTTTGAGCGTATGCAGGCACTCGGTTTCTGTTTTTCCATGGTGCCAGTGATTCGTCGTCTTTATCCTGAAAATTCAGAAGAGCGTAAGCAAGCGATAAAGCGCCATCTGGAATTCTTCAATACGCAGCCTTTTGTTGCCGCTCCGATACTCGGCGTAACCATGGCAATGGAAGAGCAACGAGCTAACGGTGCCCCCATTGACGACGCAGCGATAAACGGCCTAAAAGTCGGGCTGATGGGGCCATTGGCTGGCGTCGGCGACCCGATATTCTGGGGCACCGCACGTCCGGTATTCGCTGCGCTAGGCGCGGGGATTGCCATGAGCGGCAGCCTGCTAGGACCGGTACTCTTCTTTGTCCTGTTTAACCTGATTCGCCTACTGGTACGTTACTATGGCGTAGCCTACGGCTATCGCAAAGGGATCGATATCGTTAGTGATATGGGCGGCGGCTTTCTGCAAAAAATGACCGAAGCGGCCTCTATCCTCGGTTTGTTCGTTATGGGGGCATTGGTTAATAAATGGACGCACGTCAACATTCCGATGGTGGTGTCGACGGTGACAAACCAAAACGGGGAAACCACGGTAACCACGGTTCAATCCATCCTTGACCAACTCATGCCGGGGCTCGTTCCCCTACTGCTGACGTTCGGTTGTATGTGGCTGTTACGGCGCAAGGTGAACGCGCTGTGGCTGATTATGGGCTTCTTCGCCATTGGTATCTTCGGATACTGGATCGGCCTGCTCGGCGTGTAA
- the cspC gene encoding cold shock-like protein CspC codes for MAKIKGQVKWFNESKGFGFITPADGSKDVFVHFSAIQGNGFKTLAEGQNVEFEIQDGQKGPSAVNVTAL; via the coding sequence ATGGCAAAGATTAAAGGTCAGGTTAAGTGGTTCAACGAGTCTAAAGGCTTTGGTTTCATCACTCCTGCTGACGGCAGCAAAGATGTATTCGTACATTTCTCTGCAATTCAAGGCAACGGCTTCAAAACTCTGGCTGAAGGCCAGAACGTAGAATTCGAAATTCAGGATGGCCAGAAAGGTCCTTCCGCAGTAAACGTCACTGCGCTGTAA
- a CDS encoding manganese/iron ABC transporter ATP-binding protein codes for MSSDRAVQSLEVNDVSVTYSNGHQAIRHASFSLAGGTICALVGVNGSGKSTLFKSIMGLVKPTSGQVLLNQQPIYQALKQNLVAYVPQTEDVDWNFPVLVSDVVMMGRYGRMNFLRIPSKQDRAIVAESLERVGLSSLQHRQIGELSGGQKKRVFLARALAQQGSVLLLDEPFTGVDVKTENAIIDLLRTLRDEGHLILVATHNLGSVPEFCDNVILVNRTVLAAGPTHSTFTQSNLEKTFGGVLRHINLGGSHLHDDDDARSVTVLTDDERPAVFYGSTKSDPPASRVIPEEKKP; via the coding sequence ATGAGTAGTGATCGAGCAGTACAGTCATTAGAAGTCAATGATGTTTCGGTTACTTACAGCAACGGGCATCAGGCCATTCGCCACGCCTCATTTTCTTTGGCTGGCGGTACAATTTGCGCCTTGGTTGGCGTAAACGGTAGTGGAAAATCGACGTTGTTCAAAAGCATCATGGGGTTGGTCAAGCCAACCTCAGGGCAGGTACTGCTCAATCAGCAACCGATCTATCAGGCGCTGAAACAGAATCTGGTTGCCTATGTTCCACAAACAGAAGACGTGGACTGGAATTTCCCCGTTTTGGTCTCCGATGTGGTCATGATGGGACGTTATGGAAGAATGAATTTCCTGCGCATCCCCAGTAAACAAGACCGCGCAATTGTGGCGGAATCGCTGGAGCGTGTTGGGCTTTCATCGCTACAACATCGTCAGATCGGTGAACTGTCTGGTGGGCAGAAAAAGCGCGTTTTTCTGGCGCGGGCACTGGCTCAGCAAGGCAGTGTTTTGCTGCTGGATGAGCCTTTTACCGGTGTAGACGTCAAAACAGAGAATGCGATTATCGATCTGCTTCGCACCTTGCGCGACGAAGGGCATTTAATTCTGGTGGCGACCCATAACCTCGGTAGCGTTCCCGAGTTTTGCGACAACGTTATTTTGGTCAATCGCACCGTTTTAGCCGCAGGACCGACGCACAGTACCTTTACCCAAAGCAATTTGGAGAAAACGTTCGGCGGCGTTCTACGGCACATTAACCTCGGGGGATCTCATCTTCATGACGACGACGATGCCCGCTCGGTGACAGTGTTGACAGATGATGAGCGTCCGGCGGTGTTCTATGGTTCGACTAAGAGCGATCCTCCTGCATCACGCGTGATACCGGAGGAGAAAAAGCCCTGA